A region of Maridesulfovibrio sp. DNA encodes the following proteins:
- a CDS encoding TraR/DksA C4-type zinc finger protein: MNDKQKEELKTKINSEIENLTRQVKELEDTVAPVKPDAAIGRLSRLDTMLNQGINKSSIAQSRQRILNLEDALNRLEKDVFFGECEECGEGIPIARLLALPESRFCVHCAEHLGE, translated from the coding sequence ATGAATGATAAACAAAAAGAAGAACTTAAAACTAAAATAAATAGTGAAATAGAGAATCTGACCAGACAGGTGAAAGAGCTTGAGGATACGGTAGCTCCGGTCAAGCCGGATGCTGCTATAGGCAGGCTTTCCCGTCTGGATACCATGCTCAATCAGGGGATTAATAAGAGTTCCATTGCCCAGTCCCGGCAGCGGATTCTGAATCTTGAGGATGCGTTGAATCGTCTGGAAAAAGATGTTTTTTTCGGGGAATGCGAAGAGTGCGGCGAAGGTATTCCTATTGCCCGTCTGCTGGCTTTGCCCGAAAGCAGGTTCTGTGTGCACTGTGCAGAGCACCTGGGTGAATAA
- a CDS encoding cation:proton antiporter → MGIASDLVILIVAGMLGGFIARMMRQPLLLGYIVAGVLVGPHTGGITVSGVHEIELLAEIGVALLLFTLGIEFSVKELKPVRHVALIGTPLQIILTMAFGCGVGRLMGWDSHISIWFGAFIALSSTMVVLKTLESKGLVGTLSSRVMLGMLVVQDIAIVPMLIIMPQLGSESFGLQALGMAGIKTVLFLISMFVLGSRIIPRFMKVVASWNSREMFMLSCSAIGLGIGYTTHSLGLSFAFGAFVAGMVLSESRYAYQALSDILPLRDIFSLIFFASVGMLIDPVYVWDHIGTIMILAAAILVGKGLIFGSMARLFNYRNVIPLALGLGMFQVGELSFLLLQQGAESGSFPKEYFPLFMGVGIVTMLLTPIMASCTGPLYSLLQSRRKKDPLQTINLPESELDGHVVILGYGRFGSYVAYSLHEIDIPNVVVELNANKVEQAADAGMSVIYGDAGNEVVLEAARISHARMVLLTIPSVQGSTSVLENVHRLAPQCPVVALSRNPEHLEVLNELGVHHIIMPEFETGLEMIRQTLFNFCIPPVEIQNVMDSMRRERYTTGVERTYCNAAQLFRLSRAAESINLNWVEVHRDAEIVGCSLAGSKIRTVTGVSVAGVLRDDHFIQNPDGDFIFMAGDIMGVLGGRENIEKFRLLASAPQEEVEDG, encoded by the coding sequence GTGGGTATTGCTTCTGATCTGGTCATTCTTATTGTGGCGGGTATGCTGGGCGGTTTTATTGCCCGTATGATGCGTCAGCCCCTTCTGCTGGGCTATATTGTCGCCGGGGTGCTGGTAGGTCCTCATACCGGAGGCATAACTGTTTCCGGCGTGCATGAAATTGAATTGCTGGCTGAAATCGGAGTGGCGCTGTTGCTGTTCACTCTGGGAATCGAATTTTCTGTCAAAGAACTCAAACCCGTGCGTCATGTGGCTTTGATCGGTACACCGTTGCAGATTATCCTGACCATGGCCTTCGGCTGTGGGGTCGGACGTCTTATGGGGTGGGATTCGCATATTTCCATCTGGTTCGGGGCATTTATAGCTCTTTCCAGTACCATGGTTGTGCTCAAGACCCTTGAAAGCAAAGGGCTGGTAGGAACACTTTCCAGCCGGGTAATGCTCGGTATGCTGGTGGTGCAGGATATTGCTATCGTACCCATGCTGATCATAATGCCCCAGCTCGGATCGGAATCTTTCGGTTTACAGGCATTGGGCATGGCCGGGATCAAGACGGTTCTATTCCTGATCTCCATGTTTGTGCTCGGTTCACGGATTATCCCGCGATTCATGAAGGTCGTCGCCAGCTGGAATTCACGGGAAATGTTCATGCTTTCGTGCAGTGCCATCGGGCTGGGCATTGGTTACACCACACATTCTCTAGGTTTATCCTTTGCCTTCGGGGCCTTTGTGGCCGGGATGGTGCTAAGTGAATCCCGTTACGCCTATCAGGCATTAAGCGATATCCTGCCCCTGCGTGATATTTTCAGCCTTATCTTTTTCGCTTCCGTGGGGATGCTCATTGATCCTGTGTATGTATGGGACCACATCGGAACCATCATGATTCTTGCTGCTGCAATCCTTGTGGGTAAAGGGTTGATTTTCGGTTCAATGGCCCGGCTTTTCAATTACCGCAATGTAATCCCGCTGGCCTTGGGGCTGGGTATGTTTCAAGTCGGTGAGCTTTCCTTCCTGCTCCTGCAGCAGGGTGCGGAGTCCGGTTCCTTTCCCAAAGAATATTTCCCCCTCTTTATGGGCGTGGGCATAGTGACCATGCTGCTCACACCGATTATGGCTTCCTGCACCGGGCCTTTGTATTCGCTGCTGCAAAGCCGTCGTAAAAAGGACCCTTTGCAGACTATCAATCTTCCGGAAAGCGAACTTGACGGGCATGTTGTAATCCTCGGTTACGGGCGTTTCGGTTCCTATGTCGCTTATTCATTGCATGAGATTGATATTCCAAACGTGGTAGTGGAGCTGAATGCCAATAAGGTGGAGCAGGCTGCGGATGCCGGGATGTCTGTAATCTACGGTGATGCCGGGAATGAGGTCGTGCTCGAGGCGGCGAGGATTTCCCATGCCAGAATGGTCCTTTTGACTATCCCTTCAGTGCAAGGATCTACTTCCGTGCTGGAGAATGTCCATCGTCTTGCTCCACAGTGTCCGGTTGTGGCCCTTTCGCGTAATCCGGAGCATTTGGAAGTTCTTAATGAGCTGGGAGTACATCATATAATCATGCCTGAATTCGAAACCGGGCTTGAGATGATCCGTCAGACTCTTTTTAATTTTTGTATACCTCCGGTGGAAATTCAAAATGTAATGGATTCTATGCGCCGGGAGAGGTATACCACTGGAGTGGAACGCACTTACTGCAATGCTGCCCAGCTGTTCCGTTTGAGCAGGGCTGCAGAATCCATAAACCTGAACTGGGTTGAAGTGCATAGGGATGCTGAGATTGTAGGCTGTTCCCTTGCCGGAAGTAAAATTCGTACCGTGACCGGGGTTTCCGTGGCTGGTGTGCTCCGTGATGATCATTTTATCCAGAATCCCGACGGTGATTTTATTTTTATGGCCGGTGATATTATGGGAGTTCTTGGTGGTCGAGAAAATATTGAAAAATTCAGGTTGCTTGCATCAGCTCCGCAAGAAGAGGTAGAAGATGGTTAG
- a CDS encoding flavin reductase family protein — protein MAKKNIGIQGFTLPMPQTILGSRHEGRNNFMALAWVSRVNYNPSLMMISVGKRHFSNVAIKASGEFSVNIPSVDMVEVTDFVGLVSGSKLDKSGLFEIEPGLLQNAPLISKCPVAIECKVFDSMELPNDTLFVGEVVATWCDEDVLTDDEPDIKKVNPFTLTMPDNRYWGVGDCVGRAWHDGKKLT, from the coding sequence ATGGCTAAGAAAAATATAGGTATTCAAGGTTTTACCTTGCCCATGCCCCAGACTATTCTGGGTTCACGGCATGAAGGACGTAATAATTTTATGGCTCTGGCCTGGGTTTCACGGGTTAACTACAACCCTTCCCTGATGATGATTTCCGTTGGCAAGCGACATTTTTCCAATGTTGCTATCAAGGCCAGCGGTGAATTCAGCGTGAATATCCCATCGGTGGATATGGTTGAAGTCACGGATTTTGTGGGCCTTGTTTCCGGCTCTAAACTGGATAAGTCCGGCCTTTTCGAGATTGAGCCGGGATTGCTGCAAAACGCCCCGCTGATCAGTAAATGTCCGGTTGCAATCGAGTGCAAGGTGTTCGATTCCATGGAATTGCCCAATGATACTTTGTTTGTCGGGGAAGTTGTCGCTACATGGTGCGATGAAGACGTTCTCACCGATGACGAACCGGATATCAAAAAGGTCAATCCATTTACCCTGACCATGCCCGATAACCGCTACTGGGGAGTCGGAGATTGCGTGGGGCGCGCATGGCATGACGGGAAGAAGCTGACGTAA
- a CDS encoding UvrD-helicase domain-containing protein → MERFIADLHIHSRFSRATSKALNPRLLAAWARVKGIDVIGTGDFTHPEWVAEIEEQLVEDGSGLLSLREPRRLEEAIDWVDGPFAGQTRFMLQTEISSIYKKYGKTRKVHNLVYMPDLESVKKFNAKLDTIGNLNSDGRPILGLDSKDLLEIVLETHDKAFLIPAHIWTPWFSLFGSKSGFDSVEECYGDLASEIFAMETGLSSDPEMNWFISALDKYRMVSNSDAHSGENLGREANIFSGNMSYEGIYRALRGEGLGHKFMGTIEFFPEEGKYHMDGHRKCGIMLDPHESKMRGGICPVCGKPLTMGVYSRVMELADRDEAQQPKGQPGFDSLVPLKELISEVVGTGPKTKKVLGVYAPLIKEFGSEFTILQQVLVEDLKRHNVHLAEGIRRMREGQVIRNPGFDGQYGTISVFSAQERDEIVNGVKLVVIRKPKGDLDNAGPEAEVRKAAEPEEESGIIRFNEAQKNAIEAGPDPVLVIAGPGTGKTQTLMGRIKFLLERGTRARRILSLTFTRKAAEEMNERMRVMLGEDEVLPRADTLHALALEYWASAFDHDPIILNEETARRVFARANPELTGPKLKSAWDSINLSRETMEPLSEGAAEILANYSRQKDQYNLVDYTDLLEFWLSELKSDKYVRTFTHVLVDEVQDLSPLQLEIVHRLAGEEGEGLFAIGDPDQSIYGFRGAAGDVVNRFRAFWESLIQITLEDNYRSAQGILDASASVFANPPQLKAHKKFDAEIHLFSAPDSGREASWIGERIKQLIGATSHSLVDAGEQGTLSPGDIAVLVRFKALIGPIEAMLKRQGIPCSVPETESFWHDPRVEVLLAAARHMLGFAEDADDEAPEVPEKIIAQGPLGLSAYLTDMPPFDQLFWESKAFREMVKGYKEHGGWSGMLNWIHMQNDLDLVRSKAEKVRIMSMHAAKGLEFEAVFLAGLDDGIVPFAGPDILTGKISGDGPLVQEDAEEERRLLYVGMTRARRNLYMSHAGKRPLYGRTLMLPASRFLKNLPDVVKKSAMVARKVQKEKKISLLDM, encoded by the coding sequence ATGGAAAGATTTATAGCCGACCTGCATATCCATTCCAGATTTTCACGTGCCACCAGCAAAGCCTTGAATCCGCGCCTGCTTGCAGCGTGGGCAAGGGTTAAAGGTATCGACGTCATCGGCACCGGGGACTTTACTCACCCCGAATGGGTGGCTGAGATTGAAGAGCAACTGGTGGAGGACGGTTCGGGATTGCTTTCCCTGCGGGAGCCGCGAAGGCTGGAGGAAGCAATTGACTGGGTGGACGGCCCGTTTGCCGGGCAGACCCGCTTCATGCTCCAGACCGAAATCAGTTCCATATATAAAAAGTACGGCAAAACCCGCAAAGTTCACAACCTCGTCTACATGCCCGATCTGGAATCGGTTAAAAAATTCAACGCCAAACTTGATACCATAGGCAACCTCAATTCCGACGGCAGACCGATTCTCGGTCTGGACAGCAAAGACCTCCTTGAAATTGTTCTTGAAACCCACGACAAAGCCTTTCTCATTCCCGCACATATCTGGACTCCGTGGTTCTCGCTTTTCGGATCCAAGTCCGGCTTTGATTCGGTAGAGGAATGCTACGGTGATCTGGCTTCAGAAATTTTCGCAATGGAAACCGGACTTTCCTCCGACCCTGAAATGAACTGGTTTATTTCCGCGCTGGATAAATATCGTATGGTTTCCAACTCTGATGCCCATTCCGGTGAGAATCTCGGGCGTGAGGCGAATATTTTCAGTGGTAATATGTCCTATGAAGGAATTTACCGGGCTTTGAGGGGCGAAGGATTGGGCCATAAATTCATGGGTACAATTGAATTTTTCCCGGAAGAGGGCAAGTACCACATGGACGGGCACCGCAAATGCGGAATCATGCTTGATCCCCATGAATCAAAAATGCGCGGCGGAATTTGTCCGGTCTGCGGCAAGCCCCTGACCATGGGGGTTTATTCGCGGGTCATGGAGCTGGCTGACCGCGATGAAGCGCAGCAGCCCAAAGGGCAGCCCGGCTTTGATTCTCTGGTTCCCCTCAAAGAGCTTATTTCAGAGGTGGTTGGCACCGGCCCAAAAACCAAGAAAGTCCTTGGCGTCTACGCCCCGCTGATCAAGGAATTCGGCTCGGAATTTACCATTCTGCAGCAGGTCCTGGTTGAAGATCTCAAGCGGCACAATGTTCATCTTGCGGAGGGAATCCGGCGCATGCGCGAGGGGCAGGTTATCCGCAATCCCGGTTTTGACGGACAGTACGGGACCATTTCCGTTTTTTCCGCTCAGGAGCGGGACGAGATTGTAAACGGCGTGAAACTTGTAGTGATCCGCAAGCCCAAAGGCGATCTTGATAATGCCGGGCCGGAAGCAGAAGTCCGCAAAGCCGCTGAGCCGGAAGAAGAGTCCGGAATAATCCGGTTCAATGAGGCACAGAAAAATGCAATTGAAGCCGGTCCTGACCCCGTGCTGGTAATTGCCGGACCGGGAACAGGCAAAACTCAGACCCTTATGGGTCGGATTAAATTTTTGTTGGAACGGGGAACCCGTGCCCGGCGTATTCTTTCCCTGACCTTTACACGTAAGGCTGCCGAGGAAATGAATGAGCGTATGCGTGTCATGCTCGGGGAGGATGAAGTCCTGCCCCGCGCGGATACATTGCATGCTCTGGCCCTTGAGTACTGGGCATCCGCATTTGACCATGATCCGATTATTTTGAATGAAGAAACCGCCCGCCGGGTATTTGCCCGCGCGAACCCTGAGCTGACCGGTCCAAAGCTTAAGTCAGCATGGGATTCCATCAATCTCTCCCGTGAAACCATGGAGCCGCTCAGTGAGGGTGCTGCTGAGATTTTAGCTAATTATTCCAGGCAAAAGGACCAGTACAATCTTGTGGATTACACCGATCTGCTTGAATTCTGGCTCTCGGAACTAAAGTCCGATAAATATGTGCGTACTTTTACGCATGTGCTGGTGGACGAGGTGCAGGATTTATCCCCCCTGCAGCTGGAAATTGTTCACCGTCTTGCAGGAGAGGAGGGAGAAGGTCTTTTTGCTATCGGTGACCCGGACCAGTCCATTTATGGATTTCGTGGGGCTGCCGGGGATGTGGTTAATCGTTTCCGCGCTTTTTGGGAAAGTCTGATTCAGATAACACTGGAAGATAACTATCGTTCGGCGCAGGGCATTCTGGATGCTTCGGCCTCTGTCTTTGCGAATCCGCCGCAGCTTAAGGCCCATAAAAAATTTGACGCTGAGATACATTTGTTTTCCGCGCCGGACAGCGGGCGGGAGGCTTCATGGATCGGTGAGCGCATTAAGCAGCTTATTGGTGCTACCAGCCACAGTCTTGTGGATGCCGGGGAGCAGGGTACTTTGAGCCCCGGAGATATTGCGGTTCTGGTGCGTTTCAAAGCCTTGATCGGTCCCATTGAAGCCATGCTCAAGCGGCAGGGAATTCCATGCAGTGTACCGGAAACAGAATCTTTCTGGCATGATCCGCGGGTGGAAGTATTACTGGCTGCCGCCCGGCACATGCTCGGTTTTGCTGAAGATGCGGATGACGAGGCACCGGAAGTTCCGGAAAAAATTATTGCGCAGGGACCGCTGGGCCTTTCCGCTTACCTGACCGATATGCCGCCTTTTGATCAGCTTTTTTGGGAAAGCAAGGCCTTCCGTGAAATGGTCAAAGGTTATAAGGAGCATGGCGGCTGGTCCGGTATGCTGAACTGGATTCATATGCAGAATGATCTTGATCTGGTGCGCAGCAAGGCTGAGAAGGTACGGATCATGTCCATGCATGCGGCCAAGGGGCTGGAATTCGAAGCGGTCTTTCTGGCCGGGCTTGATGATGGTATTGTTCCTTTCGCCGGTCCGGATATCCTGACCGGGAAGATTTCCGGGGACGGTCCGCTGGTACAGGAAGATGCTGAAGAAGAACGCAGGCTGCTTTATGTAGGCATGACCCGTGCCCGGCGAAATCTTTATATGTCCCATGCGGGAAAGAGACCGCTTTACGGGCGGACCCTGATGCTGCCGGCGTCTCGTTTTTTAAAGAATCTGCCTGATGTGGTGAAGAAGTCGGCGATGGTTGCACGAAAGGTTCAGAAGGAGAAGAAGATCAGCCTGCTGGATATGTAA
- the cbiR gene encoding cobamide remodeling phosphodiesterase CbiR, translated as MSNFLNINAANFQLAAPSWVIPGTVVENCRFLAGKVDEIALLFFEAKSCLAYTEADLPHKLLETGLSFHIHHPLDLPWEEGGRKAAEVVLALNKKAAHLNPSAHVVHPPAAGPAAAGLIGEFAEIIVRSEIRPETVLFENIKENSLCGLTEIISGFGMKICLDLGHILAYAQNDLLYEDHIEGLVSMLHLNAPGPKGRHLGLDKLDAGGLEIMGVLLKMLVKDGTVTVEVFEEDSFFKSLQLLSDYCT; from the coding sequence ATGTCCAATTTTTTGAATATTAATGCTGCTAATTTTCAATTAGCTGCTCCGTCATGGGTTATTCCCGGAACTGTGGTCGAAAATTGCCGGTTTCTGGCTGGCAAGGTGGATGAGATTGCTTTGCTGTTTTTCGAAGCAAAGTCCTGCCTTGCCTATACCGAAGCTGACCTTCCTCATAAACTTCTTGAAACAGGGCTTTCTTTCCATATCCATCATCCTCTGGATCTGCCGTGGGAAGAAGGCGGCCGCAAGGCGGCTGAGGTCGTTCTTGCCTTGAATAAAAAGGCTGCTCACCTTAATCCATCAGCTCACGTCGTTCATCCCCCTGCAGCAGGGCCTGCAGCAGCAGGGCTGATAGGGGAATTTGCGGAAATAATTGTACGCAGTGAGATAAGGCCTGAGACTGTGCTGTTCGAGAACATCAAAGAAAATTCATTATGCGGCCTGACTGAAATCATCTCGGGGTTTGGGATGAAAATATGCCTTGATCTGGGGCACATACTGGCTTACGCACAGAATGATCTTTTGTATGAGGACCACATTGAAGGATTAGTTTCCATGCTGCATCTCAATGCCCCGGGTCCCAAAGGACGTCATCTAGGGTTAGATAAATTGGATGCCGGGGGGCTTGAAATAATGGGCGTTTTACTTAAAATGCTTGTCAAAGACGGTACCGTGACTGTTGAGGTCTTTGAAGAAGATTCTTTTTTTAAGTCACTGCAATTATTAAGTGATTATTGTACTTAA
- a CDS encoding bifunctional adenosylcobinamide kinase/adenosylcobinamide-phosphate guanylyltransferase, giving the protein MITFVLGGNKSGKSDYALDLFAEYSGRKCFIATGKARDMAFREQIMIHRKERDPSIPVLESGPDLHQVLLKAREGYDHLLVDSLDFWLFACSEVSEGEQLIGEVVRLLSEWKGPDVVLVSCEVGLGPLAMTREVRSFVRRLGSLNRTMAAIADEVYLVAAGLPLTLKK; this is encoded by the coding sequence TTGATTACATTTGTGCTGGGGGGCAATAAGTCGGGAAAATCAGACTACGCCCTCGACCTGTTTGCAGAATATTCCGGCCGGAAATGTTTCATAGCCACCGGAAAAGCCCGTGACATGGCTTTCCGGGAGCAGATCATGATTCATCGGAAAGAACGTGATCCATCCATTCCGGTTCTTGAATCAGGGCCGGACTTGCATCAGGTGCTGCTTAAGGCTAGAGAAGGTTACGACCACCTGCTGGTGGACAGTCTGGATTTTTGGTTGTTTGCCTGTTCCGAAGTTTCGGAAGGTGAACAGCTTATCGGGGAGGTAGTCCGGCTTTTGTCTGAATGGAAAGGGCCGGATGTTGTTTTGGTGTCCTGTGAGGTGGGCCTTGGTCCACTGGCAATGACACGTGAAGTTCGCAGCTTTGTTCGCAGGCTGGGATCACTCAACCGTACAATGGCCGCAATCGCAGATGAAGTTTATCTTGTGGCCGCAGGGTTGCCCCTTACCCTGAAGAAGTAG
- a CDS encoding DHH family phosphoesterase: protein MAYFKQLEDQLQDLLALCNKDERWLVVVNADPDSLGSAMAFKRIIGRRVAEVGIAHINEVKRLDNLAMMHYLRIPAKRMIPTLVAQYDRFAILDSQPHHHPDFDDLKFSVIIDHHPLPEEPYPYAEYVDIRPKYAANSTMMTEYLYNLNIRPAKLLATALLYGIKTDTQSFERPFIDDDVKAFRYLTKYADMDLIKRITRSEIHPDWLRYFSRAFYNLRRIGLGLFSHIGKVENPDTLVILADFLMRVHGVSWDVVSGVYEDTLVVIFRGDGMRKDMGKMAAKLFNDIGSAGGHKAAARAEIQLNALEDVDPESFVLKKLTKGKKTVKRI, encoded by the coding sequence ATGGCCTATTTTAAACAGCTTGAAGATCAGCTTCAGGATTTGCTCGCCCTTTGTAATAAGGACGAGCGTTGGCTGGTGGTTGTCAATGCCGACCCGGATTCGTTGGGTTCCGCAATGGCTTTCAAACGTATAATCGGACGCAGGGTTGCGGAGGTGGGCATTGCCCATATCAATGAGGTCAAGCGTTTAGACAACCTTGCCATGATGCATTACCTGCGTATTCCCGCCAAAAGGATGATTCCTACCCTTGTGGCCCAGTATGACAGGTTCGCTATTCTCGATTCCCAGCCGCATCATCATCCTGATTTTGATGATTTGAAATTTTCAGTGATAATCGACCATCATCCCCTTCCGGAAGAGCCTTACCCCTACGCGGAGTATGTGGACATCCGGCCCAAGTATGCTGCCAACAGCACCATGATGACCGAGTATCTCTACAACCTGAATATCCGCCCGGCCAAACTGCTGGCCACCGCATTACTGTACGGTATCAAGACCGATACCCAGAGTTTTGAGCGACCGTTTATTGATGATGATGTCAAGGCCTTCAGATATTTGACAAAATATGCTGATATGGACCTCATTAAACGCATCACCCGCAGTGAAATTCATCCTGACTGGTTACGGTATTTTTCTCGTGCTTTTTACAATCTGCGGCGTATCGGCCTCGGTCTTTTCTCTCATATCGGTAAGGTTGAGAATCCAGACACACTCGTCATTCTTGCTGATTTTCTCATGCGTGTTCACGGGGTTTCCTGGGATGTCGTTTCCGGTGTTTACGAGGATACCCTTGTGGTGATTTTTCGTGGTGACGGCATGCGCAAGGATATGGGCAAGATGGCCGCAAAGCTTTTCAATGACATCGGTTCCGCAGGTGGGCATAAGGCCGCGGCGCGAGCTGAAATCCAGCTGAATGCCCTTGAAGACGTTGATCCCGAGTCCTTTGTGCTGAAGAAATTGACCAAGGGCAAAAAGACGGTCAAGCGCATCTGA
- the polA gene encoding DNA polymerase I: MALKDKLNFDDEPLYLIDGSAFFYRGFHAYPDLKRSDGVPTNALFFVLRVLLKLIKEEKPKYLVFMLDGKGKNFRHEIYDQYKAQRPPMPDDLRSQIEPLKEGLSVLGIPLIVSNGDEADDCIASLAARYKSERPVVILGADKDLKQCLDENVFMWDPAGRKEKITSLADFREETKMEPRQWADFQALIGDSADNIPGVPGVGKVTATKIMAEFPTLEDIRDNYDKLKPAIQKKMKDELENIFIYRELTRMRLDSCPDCDLNQCKVRSADPDRAVEFMTNYEFRSLVRDVKALFSSTSGSGAQAPAAKPGKSSSGQLSLFGEETPAPAAPENRLELKKASSAAELPDFTGKEVGLVREGNVFFVGLEGDEWMCRVTADELVRALHSAKTVIVSDVKSFLRADEAWGGISLSRWFDLSLAAYLLNPEERNYAWDRLRAMLFSGEELPDAVDEVHPDAQGLAALALMHVLGPRIKSAGLDELIGKLEIPLIPVLADMEKAGITIDLAAFADFLAEVNERINELTGIIHERAGEPFNIRSSQQMATVLFDKLGLKPGGKTPKGALSTANSVLEKLTGQHEIIADILEYRKMEKLRSTYLEPLPKLVNANGRIHTNFNQLATATGRLSSSGPNLQNIPIRGDQGKRMRACFTAGKGLRLAAADYSQVELRVLAHFSGDPALVSAFEHDEDIHSRTAALLFDRDPSEVTSDERRNAKTINFGLIYGMGPQKLSRELGININEAKEFIAKYFEKLDVLKEFYDSVVEQGREKGYVTTLSGRRRLLPELHSTNQQILSQARRQAINTVIQGSAADIIKLAMIKVAENPEIKHLGGRLILQIHDELLVEGPEENIEEIGRLLQQDMQTVATLAVPLKVDLGLGRNWAQAH; this comes from the coding sequence ATGGCACTCAAAGATAAATTGAATTTTGACGACGAACCTCTGTACCTTATCGACGGTTCAGCTTTTTTTTATCGCGGATTTCACGCCTACCCCGATCTCAAGCGTTCGGACGGAGTGCCTACTAACGCATTGTTCTTTGTGCTGCGCGTTCTGCTTAAACTTATAAAAGAAGAGAAGCCTAAGTATCTTGTTTTTATGCTCGACGGAAAGGGTAAGAATTTTCGTCATGAGATTTACGATCAGTACAAAGCCCAGCGTCCGCCCATGCCCGATGATCTTCGTTCCCAGATTGAGCCGCTCAAGGAGGGCTTGAGCGTTCTCGGGATTCCGCTCATTGTCTCCAACGGAGACGAGGCTGACGACTGCATTGCGTCTCTGGCTGCAAGGTATAAATCCGAGCGTCCGGTAGTTATCCTCGGGGCGGATAAAGACCTCAAGCAGTGCCTTGATGAGAATGTTTTCATGTGGGACCCGGCGGGGCGCAAGGAAAAGATCACCTCTCTGGCTGATTTTCGTGAAGAAACCAAGATGGAACCGCGCCAATGGGCTGATTTTCAAGCTCTTATTGGTGATTCAGCGGATAACATCCCCGGTGTGCCGGGTGTGGGTAAGGTTACTGCCACCAAAATAATGGCCGAGTTTCCTACTCTAGAAGACATCCGCGATAATTATGACAAACTTAAGCCGGCTATTCAGAAAAAGATGAAGGATGAGCTGGAAAATATTTTTATCTATCGCGAATTGACCCGCATGAGGCTGGACAGCTGCCCTGATTGTGATCTCAACCAGTGCAAAGTCCGCAGTGCGGACCCGGACCGTGCCGTAGAATTCATGACCAATTACGAATTCCGCTCCCTTGTCCGCGACGTTAAAGCCCTGTTTTCGTCAACTTCAGGTTCCGGTGCTCAGGCTCCGGCTGCTAAACCGGGTAAATCATCATCCGGTCAGCTTTCTCTTTTCGGGGAGGAAACCCCGGCTCCGGCAGCTCCTGAAAACCGTCTTGAGCTTAAGAAAGCGTCCTCTGCAGCTGAATTGCCGGATTTCACAGGTAAAGAAGTGGGATTGGTTCGTGAAGGCAATGTTTTTTTTGTCGGCCTTGAAGGTGACGAATGGATGTGCAGGGTCACTGCGGATGAACTGGTCAGGGCATTGCATTCCGCGAAGACTGTTATCGTGTCCGATGTTAAATCATTTTTGCGCGCAGATGAGGCGTGGGGCGGAATATCTCTTTCCCGCTGGTTTGATTTGAGCCTTGCTGCTTATCTGCTCAATCCTGAGGAACGCAATTATGCCTGGGACAGGTTGCGGGCCATGCTTTTTTCCGGAGAGGAGCTTCCTGATGCCGTAGATGAGGTTCATCCCGATGCACAAGGACTGGCTGCGCTGGCATTGATGCATGTGCTGGGGCCGCGTATAAAGTCTGCAGGGCTTGATGAACTTATCGGAAAGTTGGAGATCCCGCTCATACCCGTGCTTGCGGATATGGAAAAAGCCGGGATAACTATTGATCTTGCTGCGTTTGCTGATTTTCTTGCCGAGGTAAATGAGCGTATCAATGAGCTGACTGGAATAATTCATGAGCGGGCCGGGGAACCTTTCAATATCCGCTCCAGCCAGCAGATGGCTACAGTTCTTTTTGATAAGCTTGGCCTTAAACCGGGTGGCAAGACCCCCAAGGGAGCGCTCTCTACAGCTAACTCCGTACTGGAAAAGCTGACCGGGCAGCATGAAATAATTGCTGATATTCTTGAATACCGGAAGATGGAGAAGCTGCGTTCCACCTATCTTGAGCCTTTGCCGAAGCTTGTTAATGCCAATGGGCGTATCCATACCAATTTCAACCAACTGGCAACGGCGACAGGGCGTCTTTCCAGTTCCGGTCCCAACCTGCAGAATATTCCCATTCGCGGTGATCAGGGCAAACGCATGCGGGCCTGTTTTACTGCCGGGAAAGGTTTACGTTTAGCCGCAGCGGACTACTCTCAGGTTGAGTTGCGCGTGCTGGCTCATTTTTCCGGGGACCCGGCTCTTGTTTCCGCTTTTGAGCATGACGAAGATATCCATTCCCGCACTGCAGCCCTGCTTTTTGACCGTGATCCTTCTGAGGTTACTTCTGATGAACGGCGCAATGCCAAGACCATCAACTTCGGTCTGATTTACGGCATGGGACCGCAAAAGCTTTCCCGTGAACTGGGCATCAATATCAACGAAGCCAAAGAATTTATAGCTAAGTATTTTGAAAAGCTTGATGTACTCAAGGAATTTTATGATTCAGTAGTGGAGCAGGGGCGCGAAAAAGGTTACGTAACCACGCTTTCCGGGCGTCGACGTCTGCTGCCAGAACTCCATTCCACGAATCAGCAGATTCTTTCTCAGGCCCGCAGGCAGGCCATTAATACAGTCATTCAAGGCAGCGCTGCAGACATAATCAAGCTGGCTATGATCAAGGTGGCCGAAAATCCTGAAATCAAGCATCTCGGCGGCAGGTTGATCCTGCAGATTCATGACGAACTCCTCGTAGAAGGTCCGGAAGAAAATATTGAAGAAATCGGAAGGCTTCTGCAACAGGATATGCAGACCGTGGCGACTCTCGCCGTGCCGCTTAAAGTAGATCTCGGCCTAGGCCGCAACTGGGCGCAGGCGCATTAA